The following are encoded together in the Streptomyces tsukubensis genome:
- a CDS encoding SDR family NAD(P)-dependent oxidoreductase, translated as MSAPSALITGGTSGIGKATAELLHSRGYRVMVTGLDHLDGTGLPEDVLVVRADARSLPDIDHAVEQARRRFGSLDLLFLNAGVSRPGPIEAIDEEAFDALFDINVKGTFFTLRKALPLLNEGASVVFTVGAGEGVGSAMAAAKGALLPLMRSLALELAPARIRVNAVSPGLINTPAYGKMGVSREMIEAWAEDVPLGRVGAPADIAEAVAFLASDAASYITGDDLTVSGGVGVHTRP; from the coding sequence CGGCATCGGCAAGGCCACCGCTGAACTGCTCCACTCCCGCGGCTACCGCGTCATGGTCACCGGTCTCGACCATCTCGACGGGACCGGGCTTCCCGAAGACGTCCTCGTCGTGCGGGCCGACGCACGGTCCCTGCCGGACATCGACCACGCGGTGGAGCAGGCGCGCCGCCGGTTCGGCTCTCTCGACCTGCTCTTCCTCAACGCGGGTGTCTCCCGGCCTGGCCCGATCGAGGCCATCGACGAAGAGGCCTTCGACGCCCTGTTCGACATCAACGTCAAGGGCACCTTCTTCACTCTGCGCAAAGCGCTGCCGCTCCTCAACGAGGGCGCCTCTGTCGTCTTCACGGTGGGCGCGGGCGAAGGGGTCGGATCCGCCATGGCAGCCGCCAAGGGCGCTCTGCTGCCCCTCATGCGGTCCCTCGCGCTCGAACTCGCCCCCGCCCGTATCCGCGTCAACGCGGTCAGCCCCGGACTGATCAACACGCCCGCCTACGGCAAGATGGGCGTCTCCCGGGAAATGATCGAAGCCTGGGCCGAGGACGTCCCGCTCGGCCGTGTCGGAGCCCCCGCCGACATCGCCGAAGCTGTCGCCTTCCTCGCCTCGGACGCCGCGAGCTACATCACCGGCGACGACCTCACCGTCTCCGGCGGCGTCGGCGTGCACACCCGTCCCTGA